Proteins encoded together in one Triticum dicoccoides isolate Atlit2015 ecotype Zavitan chromosome 7B, WEW_v2.0, whole genome shotgun sequence window:
- the LOC119337952 gene encoding glutamate-1-semialdehyde 2,1-aminomutase, chloroplastic has product MPGGVNSPVRAFKSVGGQPIVFDSVKGSHMWDVDGNEYIDYVGSWGPAIIGHADDKVNAALIETLKKGTSFGAPCALENVLAQMVISAVPSIEMVRFVNSGTEACMGALRLVRAFTGREKILKFEGCYHGHADSFLVKAGSGVATLGLPDSPGVPKGATVGTLTAPYNDAEAVKKLFEDNKGEIAAVFLEPVVGNAGFIPPQPAFLNALREVTKQDGALLVFDEVMTGFRLAYGGAQEYFGITPDVTTLGKIIGGGLPVGAYGGRKDIMEMVAPAGPMYQAGTLSGNPLAMTAGIHTLKRLMEPGTYEYLDKVTGELVQGILDAGAKTGHEMCGGHIRGMFGFFFAGGPVHNFDDAKKSDTAKFGRFHRGMLEEGVYLAPSQFEAGFTSLAHTTLDIEKTVEAAEKVLRRI; this is encoded by the exons ATGCCTGGAGGTGTTAATTCACCAGTCCGTGCCTTCAAATCAGTCGGCGGGCAGCCCATAGTTTTTGATTCTGTGAAGGGCTCTCATATGTGGGATGTCGATGGAAATGAATATATTGATTATGTTGGTTCCTGGGGTCCTGCAATCATTGGTCATGCAGATGACAAG GTGAATGCTGCACTTATTGAAACTCTGAAGAAGGGAACTAGCTTTGGTGCTCCATGTGCGTTGGAGAATGTGTTGGCTCAAATGGTCATCTCCGCTGTGCCGAGTATCGAAATGGTTCGTTTTGTAAATTCAGGAACAGAAGCTTGCATGGGAGCACTCCGTCTTGTGCGTGCATTCACTGGGAGGGAAAAGATCCTCAAGTTTGAAGGCTGTTACCATGGCCATGCAGATTCCTTCCTCGTTAAAGCAGGCAGTGGTGTTGCCACCCTCGGCCTCCCAGACTCCCCTGGAGTGCCTAAAGGAGCCACCGTTGGGACTCTAACAGCACCTTATAATGATGCTGAGGCGGTTAAAAAGCTGTTTGAGGATAACAAAGGGGAGATTGCTGCAGTCTTCCTTGAGCCGGTTGTCGGCAATGCTGGCTTCATTCCTCCGCAGCCTGCTTTCCTAAATGCTCTCCGTGAGGTGACCAAACAAGACGGTGCACTTCTGGTCTTTGATGAAGTGATGACTGGTTTCCGTTTAGCTTATGGTGGGGCACAAGAGTACTTTGGAATCACCCCTGACGTGACAACCTTGGGGAAAATTATTGGCGGTGGTCTTCCAGTTGGTGCTTACGGTGGGCGGAAGGATATCATGGAGATGGTTGCTCCAGCAGGACCAATGTACCAGGCAGGAACCCTGAGTGGAAACCCTCTAGCTATGACTGCTGGAATCCACACTCTCAAGCGTCTGATGGAGCCTGGCACCTATGAATACTTAGACAAGGTCACTGGTGAACTTGTCCAGGGTATATTGGATGCGGGTGCTAAAACAGGGCACGAGATGTGTGGAGGACACATCAGGGGCATGTTCGGATTCTTCTTCGCAGGTGGCCCAGTGCACAACTTTGATGACGCCAAGAAGAGCGACACCGCGAAGTTTGGGAGGTTCCACCGTGGAATGCTGGAAGAAGGCGTGTATTTGGCACCATCCCAGTTCGAGGCAGGTTTTACAAGCTTGGCACACACAACCCTAGACATTGAGAAAACCGTGGAGGCTGCTGAGAAGGTTCTTCGTCGGATATAG